A single region of the Salvelinus namaycush isolate Seneca unplaced genomic scaffold, SaNama_1.0 Scaffold248, whole genome shotgun sequence genome encodes:
- the LOC120039016 gene encoding claudin-4-like produces MVSAGLEILGLGLCVIGSLLVMVVCGLPMWKVTAFIEANIVVAQTIWDGLWMSCVVQSTGQMQCKVHDSVLALGHDLQAARALTVISCVFGVLGLMVVVAGAQCTNCISAENVKTRVVNAGGVIYITSGLFVLVPLCWMANNIISDFYNPQVPASKKREIGAALYIGWAATALLLVGGALLCCSCPSNGNSGYSAKYSPTKRATPNGTGDYDKRNYV; encoded by the coding sequence ATGGTGTCCGCTGGACTGGAGATCCTTGGGCTGGGGCTGTGCGTCATTGGCTCGCTCCTGGTGATGGTGGTGTGCGGGCTGCCCATGTGGAAGGTAACGGCGTTCATCGAGGCCAACATTGTGGTGGCTCAGACCATCTGGGATGGGCTCTGGATGTCTTGTGTGGTGCAGAGCACCGGCCAGATGCAGTGCAAGGTGCACGACTCGGTCCTTGCGCTCGGCCACGACCTGCAGGCGGCGCGAGCCCTCACCGTCATCTCGTGTGTGTTTGGCGTGCTGGGGCTGATGGTGGTGGTCGCCGGGGCGCAGTGCACCAACTGCATTAGCGCCGAGAACGTCAAAACCCGGGTGGTGAACGCCGGAGGGGTTATCTACATCACCAGTGGGTTGTTTGTGTTAGTACCTCTCTGCTGGATGGCCAACAACATCATCTCTGACTTCTACAACCCACAGGTGCCCGCGTCCAAAAAGAGGGAGATCGGGGCCGCGCTCTACATCGGTTGGGCGGCCACGGCGCTCCTGCTGGTCGGGGGCGCGCTACTCTGCTGCTCTTGTCCTTCTAACGGGAATTCGGGCTATTCGGCCAAATATTCCCCGACCAAACGGGCCACACCAAACGGGACCGGAGACTATGACAAAAGGAATTACGTGTAG